The Thunnus albacares chromosome 13, fThuAlb1.1, whole genome shotgun sequence genome segment GACAtgacttttaaaattcaattccCAGTCAAGGATAACACCTAAGTTTTTTACTTCTGGTTTAATCTGTAGAGCCAGATTTCCAAGCCTGCTTGAAAGTTCTTCTCTCTGTGCATCTGTGCCAAATATAAGAgcttctgttttgtctttatttaatttaagtAGGTTACAACTCATCCACTGTGTATTGCTAGAGAGTAGATGtcagtttatatatatactgtatatataaacagtgtatatatttatatttactatatctaaaattttaattatgaattttatgtatatatttatattaccTGTCTTTTGTGgtagttgtgtttttctcataCATTGTATAGGTATTTGAGTTTTATCTTACCTTCTAACTTTGATTGTTATGCACAACAACACCAAGGTAACATCAATAAATTgacaataaacctgtttctgattctgattttaaGGACTTTCAACAAAGCATTTgcacttttttgtggaaaaacacatcagacacaaatgatcaaaacaaatgatttttctatacattaacacacatctggaggagatctttgaTGCTTGGCACACAGCAGCACTCAAAGATGATGAACCAGTTATTTGTCATCAGTTTCAATACTAATTTCCTTCATTAACcattggaaaatattttttaaagaaacatatttttaacttaaaaaaaacatatttgctctACTGCTCATCAAATATTCAAAATCCCTACAATGCAAAAAACCCTTGGCTCTAGAGAACAGAGGCCTTGCAAACTGAATATAAACCTCATTTACAGTGTCAGATGCAAGTATTTACATGGCTGAAGTTTCATGTTCAATCTAATCTTTTATCCTCATCTGTGACTTCAACCTGAGATAATTACATTCATACAATATCACAAACTGTACCAACAAACTCACAAAggcattttaaaagaaacaatcctcattttgttattttggaaACTTGGGGAGTATTCCTGTGAAATCCCACTAttaatattaaagctgcaagcagcgttgaacgggccctcacACCTCTGCACACGTCAGGTCGCAACGCAAtcaaagggcttctgtcacgggcatgtagatgtcttcaaacccgagctgttttcagacagtgcgAGAAGGAtttaaacatcacttcctttgtccactattttacctgctgctggggctgctttgctgaaatttcgaagggggcgctattcagccagtcTTCATCACTGATGGGATAATGTCATGTAGACTTGTTCAGGCCGGgagaagtttggtgcagactggagcatttacaataaagttatagcgacttcctctgtcatggcataacatcaaatctcaacagtgtgagaattttctgcagggtaagacgtgtctgtcttgctcacacctgtgtcatcaaaatgatgcaagttttgggcccattcacttggaTTTCAATTTGTAAATTGAAAACCcctgatgagtttgtgtgtaaaacaaattaatttcctaattttcatcaagtatAGTTTTAGAAAAGtaacctggtcaaagtttgattgaaatgtgtactgtcaggtgtgtagagacaataagtaactgcagctggacacagaaaaatactcatatatttgaatggagagtgtgagcgaaccgctaggtgctcgggccctaataaaggaaaaactgcagtacagagctacaaattttagttttgatggtatttttctacagcactttatcactaaactgtcaccctcactccattttttctcTTCCCCTCATAGatcatccccactactgaattgtaaatataagacctatacttattgttaaataaatgacaataacaccaaacttcatacaaagtttgtatataatgtactgtatgtatataggctcttctgctgtatcctacaaaaatgagctgcattcaactcccacaccagtggcggctggtgactcaaaaaattggggagggcaggaggaaaaccaacttaccgcatcaaactatatcattgtcccccacctgatgaaatcagaggggtggggggcaattttatatgccaataaaacaatttgcttttaaaaacaaaaaaccctgagtggtgtaaaggctgcttctttaaagacatttaacatatacatattgtttctaagcaaagaagagctcattttagccatggactggttcagatgagtgattttaccaacaaaatgaaattcaagtttatagtattgttctattgtgacaacagatttatgttctcatcaaaaacagacaagatatcacatgatttacacgtgtttcctatgtattttcttagtatacagaagTATATAAAGTACCccaaagcttataatgtgatacaagTTCatatcagtgctgaatactagaaagactgaacactaaaaacattcacagatctaaaagtgtagattcacatcagaaagtattaatgcatgtatcaaatacatgacttacacactcttatctatattgcacgacatacaaaatatagtccaCAAagttgacatgttaacactaggggtgcaacggatcacaaaactcacagttcAGATCATATCATTTttaggatcagcaaaaaaagacaaataaaactttgttttctatttattctgtaacacacttacaacatgaaacagcaatgaacttttgcccatggtcttaaatgaaaacattcaagacaaacaacatttaagatgtccaatgtttaaataaactaaagctcagctgcagcacatcagacagcaggtaaacataccTACAGATGTCACATCGGACCCCTTAGATGCTGTTTTGATTGTCaccttcaaaatccctgttagtgacaCACTGTCTccccatgacttgtacttacagcagtttgtttactttgtattAAATGAGAtgttaaattttgcaattaatgcgcagttcatatgcctgccgaaccgtggggggcgatccgtacggatcaccTATCAACTACAATCAGTTAaaccactagttaacacttgttattctagttactttaagcttattactcaatatacaactcagcttaaaaacaaactaaagaaactgtcagaagcaagcagccagacctcctgcacactcattcactaatcatacaacatcaacaggtgactgaacaatcactcaattaaaaacgggatcaattccacatgaatgagtgagcccagacagctcactgtaacttcaacaagcaaactacccacaacaccttatatatatatatctgctgcattctggttaaggaaataaattcacacaacagccacacagagagacatttaaccatcagagatgaaattagcaaccaaagagacagagagagagaaactgtatctgactcacgttatttgatgtcttcttctttctttcatggagatgaagtattcatgtcataacatccatttgtgactgttggtcggcttgtttgttagttaacagaactttatggctgctgctttaccagtctgatatcattagcaacaatgacaaacaagctaactctcctggttgtttctccagttgcttctctctccagccgctCCCTGgcggtgtcctgctgctgctgtgctgcacagtccagatcaaTTCTCCCATTAgtttaacaacagtccttaacagtccttccatggatgtgtaaagagtccttcaggctgctacaacaagccagctgttgcattggctaacgcaaggagctatctactgctgctattctgccttacagtggagagaatggaagatgaattctggaaactatcattggaccaactcgatgtcaatattgcattctggttgttgattggttagggagaccgtcctcccttggagcatcattttacgtgtctcctccaaagaagagagaaaaaatatgtactactgctgctactaatTCCTATtcctactaataataataataatgatactgaGATTcggtaatggtttatttcaacctaaTATTCTTCTTTATATCTTGATGTCCCTCTTGtttctcaaaaaatagaggaggatcaacctccttttttttgtaggaaattttgttGCGAATCaattgatacaggtttgaaagtggtcagacttatagtttagacgtcagaagcatcagtttgacacaaagtccatgcccagagattgcctccccattggtttacattgtaaggtgcaatgtggcactgcaactttcagggcttatgaaatctaaaccgttcaagttattacaaagtttttaacaacttttgttcagcacagtgtcataaatcatgtattaaagtttgaagccgataccattaacgtcCTCAGAGGAGATAGAGTTTGTTCAGGGTCCAAAATTAGGGAAAAGTCGTACtttcatgtgtgtattgtggacttcctgttggatttaggtcaggcgtgtcagcgtatgatttgtagttcttgatgagacaaataattgagttttggttcaatctctctacggcattcctacgggccatggcagccattttaattacataggtggcgctctcaaGCACAGTTTGGCACTTTGGGgcttaatttttacattttatcaaacatttcactagacctgatgtgcatgccaaatttggtgagtttttgagcatgtttaggagGTCAattttagggtttaagtggcataataaaaagaaagaaagaaagaaagaaagaaagaaagaaagaaagaaagaaagaaaaagaacagatacaagagggtcttcgcccctttgggtctcaggccctaattaagtGTTTGACCCATCATTAGGCCGGTTGGTATCAGGCTGTGCTCTAATAAATCTACCAAGCCCTCTGATACAACAGATACTCAGCTGCTTATTCAGGCATTATACTGGTGATTAAAAGAtccaatataagtgatgggggacaaaatccacagtccttttTTTGTGCGAAAAGTTAATCAAAAGTTTATCTTCAGCTTATTCTCTATGGTCTACTGTAGGGAATATTAAGTGTTCAATACAGTGCATTAGAATTATGACTTTGGCTAGGTATTACAACGAGAATATACATTTTTTCCATAGTTATTCATGGTCAGAACacattacattttgattttcaccaACAAAGACCATGCCAACAAAGATATGAGTTTGAAATGACTGTAGGATGAGGGATGCAGGgtaagggatgaagggatgaaaggataagggatgaggggatgagggatgaagggatgagggtgtAGGTAAGGGGATGCATGTGGGCGTTTCTGATATCGTTTGTGTCATGGTGGTTATAGGTAAGGTATGCAGGGGAGGACCAGCAGCCGAGGATTTTAATGCTGCGGTTGGGGATTCCTTGCCTTGAAGCTGTGGATGCAGCTCCAATACGGAATGAATTTCCAGAGTATAGTTTGGGTGGTATTCTTGATCTGGTTAGTACTTGGAGCATGTGGTGGTGGAACCAGAAGCATGTGGCCAAATTGCTCGTCTCTGTGATGAACAGAGAATCACCAGTAGGAACATGGATTCCAGTTTTATCAATGTAAGGGGATAGATAACCTGTACAGAGAGTTCTGATGCAGCGGGCAAGGAGGTCTGAAGTGTGGGGCGAACATTTTGGCAAGAGATGTGGTTCAGCCTTACAGAGACCTTTGATCAACATGCTGATATATGAGTGGGACAAGGCTGGACACGATGCTCCTGAGGACAGTCTTATGAAGAAGTTGATTCCGCTGATGTAGACCTGTATAGTGGAAGACTTAATCTTGAGGATAAAATGGGCAAATGTGATAAACCTGGAGAGGGTCACGACGTCAAGTGAGGTGAATGGAAGGCCATGGGAGGCATGGAAACCTTTGAAGCAGTTCCATCCGGTCAAATATGATGAGAATGTTCAGGTAGCAAGGCTGTTGAGGATCGCATCTCGTGAGCCGATAACTTAATGTTTATGTTCAATGTCAACTGAAGATGGTGGCTGAAAACGGTGGGACTAGGGTCAAAAGAGGGTCAGCGTCTGGTGCCAATTGTTTTAATTtctgaaatgagaaatgagacagagagagagagagagagagagagagaggctgtcaCAGGTCATGTGAAAACTGAGACAAAGGGGAAAGAAACTTTTAAGACTGTAGTCAGACCAACTCAGACAGTGCGGCGAAAATGCCtgtcctcccattcatttgaatgggagtAGTGTATTTCAGCTGCAGGTGTTTTGGCTGCTGCCTTGTTAATGAAATGTTCTatgtaaataaacttgcctGGCCGAGTTTGGCGATGCCAGGCTAAGAAAAAGTATACTTGTATTCTAAATATTTTCCAACAACCATAACAGCAGTTGCATTAGAAGAGAGTCGTTGTTACTTAGAGTTACAGCTTTGTATCTTGCAGTCAGGCCGGCAGGGTATGTGGACAGTAGGAAAGACTCTAGAATGTACACAGTTATCTGCTGGACCAGCCACTTCAAAATAGCCTATTTTTATTAGAATCCCAGACTTTTTGTCAGGAGCAGACTGATTATCCACCTTAGTGTGGGCTGGACCGAGCTTCTCTACTGAATCTCCAGGCAACAGAATATACAATGACATGAACTAGAGTACTGAGTAAGAGTTGTAAAGGGATTACATCATCTATCACTGTTTAACATTACTGATCTCATGATATCACATGAAGTGGGTGTGAGGATTGAGatcttaaaatgcatttaaggCCAGGCAAACCCTGCAGATCAGTTCCTCCCACATGGACTCAAGCACGGCCTCTAACCTGTTAACTGTCGGCACAGGGAACATGTATGTgggttattttcttttttacatgtGAACTCAACAGACATTTCTGCAAAGATGATGGGTTTTTACTGTTCTAAGGGTAAACCTGTTTAATTGTGCTTTTGTGTCATAATTGCATTgaaatttttatgttttttttttttttgagatcttaaatgtgttttccagtTAGTCAAATTTACTGTATAACAGGGTAAAACCCTTCAGATATATCTCATTTTCACAGGGGTCCCATAAATGTCTCTCTAATATGTCATATGCAACTCCATCTCAGACCAACATCACTGTTGGACTGCAGTACCGGAGACTACTGgaaattgtgttgttttctgctccaATTACAGTGGcatgctgtgtgtttctcttcattAATGGGATCATGCTTTTCACCTTGAGGAGTAAGTCTGTGTTTAGGGAGACCTCCCGTTATATTCTTCTGTATAATCTACTTTTTGCAGACACTGTGCAGATGGCACTAAGCCAGTTACTGTATCTACTGTCTGCTTGTAGAATATGGCTGACCTATCCTGTATGTGGTTTTCTCGCCATGCTCGCTGATCTCACAAATGAAGTGTCTCCTCTCACGCTGATGGTGATGTCTCTGGAGAGATATGTAGCTGTGTGCTACCCACTGAGGCACActaccatcatcaccatcagaaACACAGGTGTGGCTATTGTTGTAGTTTGGGCGTTCAGTTCACTAAATGTTCTCATACAAGTTATTTTGCTGTTAGATTTTCCATTTGAAGAACTGGAGAGCCTGCAGATGAAAGACTATTGCTCTGACATAGCCATGTTTCTCAGCCCAATACCTGATCATTATAACAAAGCCttcacttgttttctgtttgtatcaGCTGGTGTGACAGTAACTTGTTCCTATATTGGTGTGATGATAGCAGCCAGGTCAGCCTCCACAGACAAAGCTTCAGCCCATAAAGCTCgtaaaacactgctgctgcacctgGTGCAGCTGGGCCTCAGTCTTTCCTCTACTGTACATGACCCATTGCTTATTGCCATGTCAAAATTCCTAGACAGAGTAGCAATTGTGCGCATCCAGATTATtctttatgtatgtattatcCTTCTCCCAAGATGTCTGAGTGCTCTAATCTATGGCATCAGAGACCAGACCATCAGACCCATCCTCATTTACCATCTATGCTGTCGATTGAAACTGCCAAGGCTGGGGTCTTAACCTACATGACATTGAATTATTCAAgcattattcttattttaagatatatatatattaattataaagaaatataaatgtctttaatgtctttaaaatttaaatacagaataaaataatgtaatattgcAACAGTACTTTATATCCTTCCTGAATTATCTATactctgcacatactgtatttgagttcattgttttttaattgttggcAAATGCAATATGCAgaagtgattttaatatttgtagATATTTTAGTGTAGTCAAACACTTCACTCTACATCAACATAGTCCCAACACTGTGGCAaaaacttaaagtccccctccactcaaaaatgtgttcttcTTATTCCCTCACTTGGATATTTCATCTTCACTTTGAAGAATGATGTATggtcacattcatctgctgaaagtttctctgtgctctgagtataaatgaatatgatttattaaggtaaaatattaaaagaaagggaaaaaaagaaatacaataaacaataaaaaaaaacactacagttATAAAAAGAGGTAATAAGATAAAAAGAGGTAAAATCATGAGATAAGAAAGATACAACAGgtagtaaaaacagtaaagagcaaataaaaagttgagttaattaaaagcaagaccataaaaataagttttgagcTGATTCTTGAAAATATCAAGGATGCTTGTCTTATATGTggtgggagtttgttccagatctTTGGTGTATAGCTGCAAAAAGCTGCCTCAccttattttttgcattttattcgTGGCACATTTAGCAAGCCAGTGTTAAGTGACCTAAGCGAACGGTTTGGAACATATTGGGCtctaaaaacaagtaaaagaattttttaaaatctttcctcAATGTTACAGGTAGCCAGTGCAATGACACTAATACTGGTTTAATATATTCCCTTTTCCTAGTGTTGGTTAAAATTCTTGCTGCTGACTTTTGAACGAGTTACAGCCGATCAATGGTTTTATTTAGTAAACCAGTATAAAGTGTATTACAATAATCTAAGCGTTAAAAAACAAAGGCAAGAGTGAATTCCTTGGCATCCTCCAAAGTAAGGTAGGGTCTGACTCTTGCGATGTTTGTTTAATGATAAAAGGCTATCTTTGTAATGTTGTGGACAtgacttttaaaattcaattccCAGTCAAGGATAACACCTAAGTTTTTTACTTCTGGTTTAATCTGTAGAGCCAGATTTCCAAGCCTGCTTGAAAGTTCTTCTCTCTGTGCATCTGTGCCAAATATAAGAgcttctgttttgtctttatttaatttaaataggTTACAACTCATCCACTGTGTAATGCTAGAGAGTAGATGtcagtttatatatatactgtatatataaacagtatatatatttatatttactatatctaaaattttaattatgaattttatgtatatatttatattaccTGTCTTTTGTGgtagttgtgtttttctcataCATTGTATAGGTACTTGAGTTTTGTCTTACCTTCTAACTTTGATTGTCATGCACAACAACACCAAGGTAACATCAATAAATTgacaataaacctgtttctgattcttttttgtggaaaaacacatcagagacaaatgatcaaaacaaatgatttttctATACATTAACACCAGTggcagaggacaggaggaaaaccaacatggaatcttacaacaaaccgtGTCAAACTATATcagaagagctcattttagccatggagtggttcaaatgtgtcattttaccaacaaagtgaaattcaaattcatagtactgttctattgtgacaacaaatttatgttctcatcaaaaacaaacaacatatgacatgatttacacatgtttcctatgtattttgttagtatacagaaatatataaaggagcacaaagcttataatgtgatacaggttctgatcagtgctgaatactagaaagattgaacactaaaaacattcacagatctaaaagtgtaggttcacatcagaaagtattaatgcatgtattaaatacatgacttacacactctcaTCTATATGTAcgatatacaaaatatagtctacaaagctgacatgttaacactagggatgttaacatgaacacaaaactcaagATTcagatcgtatcacggatttgagtcacggatcagatcattattaggatcagtgaaaaaagggggagacaaacaaaactttgttttccatttattctatAACACACTaacagccagaaacagcaatgaacttttgcccatggtcttaaatgaaaacaacatttaagatgtccaatgtttaaataaaataaaataaaatatataaaatattgaatgctcagttattgcaatatgaggcctgaaaccttcctcttttaaacagtgaatgaaacagcctctgtccacatcatcaaaacttgatgataacaaatgTTCAccactaatgtcagttagcagctagatgctaattagctgctcagctgcagcacattaaacagcaggtaaacaactcaaatgtcacttcggaccccttagatgctggtttgatcgttacccttcaaaatccctgttagtgacacactgtctgcccatgacttgtacttacagcagtttgtttactttgtattAAATGAGAtgttaaattttgcaattaatccccagttcatatgcctgccgaaccgtggggggtgatccgtacggatcagGGATCAACTACAATCAGTTAaaccactagttaacacttgttattctagttacttattacttattactcaatatacgactcagcttaaaaacgaactaaagaaactgtcagaagcaagcagccagacctcctgcacactcattcactaatcatataacatcaacaggtgactgaacaatcactcaattaaaaacgggatcaattccacatgaatgagtgagtccagacagctcactgtaacttcaacaagcaaactacccacaacaccttatatatatatatctgctgcattctggttaaggaaataaattcacacaacagccacacagagagatatttaaccatcagagatgaaattagcaaccaaagagacagagagagagaaactgtatctgactcatgttatctgatgtcttcttctttctttcatggagatgaagtattcatgtcataacatccatttgtgactgttggtcatcttgtttgttagttaacagaactttatggctgctgctttaccagtctgatatcattagcaacaatgacaaacaagctaactctcctggttgtttctccggttgcttctctctccagccgctCCCTGgcagtgtcctgctgctgctgcgctgcccaGTCCAGATCATTTCTCCCATTAGTTTAACAACAGTtcttccatggatgtataaagagtccttcaggctgctacaacaagccatctgttgcattggctaagcaaggagctatctactgctgctactctgccttacagtggagagaatggaagatgaattctggaaactatcattggaccaactcgatgtcaatattgcattctggttgttgattggttagagaggacagcctcccttggaACATCATTTACGTGTCATGGacaatcacagattagcatgaaaaaaaaagaaatacattaagtccaatgtaagagatcccaCCCTGCGGAGATCAGCAGGcgcccgtcctcctctgtcccccactccacctccaccaattgcacccccccctcccccctccccaccacttcacacactgctctttctccccccaccctgcaggtgtcgctgttgaacCATTTCAAACagaatttcagattttttccaaagaagagagaaaaatgctttataaatactgagatttggtaatggtttatttcaaccaaatattcttttttgtatttttatctcctttttgcctctcaaaaaatagaggacgatcaacctcctctgcctctatggaccagcctccactgattaACACtcatctggaggagatcttttaTGCTTGGTACACAGCAGAACTCAAAGATGATGAACTAgttatttttcatcagtttcaATACTAATTTCCTTCATTAACCATcggaaaatattttttaaagaaacatatttttaacataaaaaaacatatttgctctACCGCTCATCAAATATTCAAAATCCCTACAATGCAAAAAGCCCTTGGCTCTAGAGAACAGAGGCCTTGCAAACTGAATATAAAACCTCATTTACAGTGTCAGATGCAAATATTTACATGGCTGAAGATTCATGTTCAATCTAATCTTTTATCCTAATCTGTGACTTCAACCTGAGATAATATAATAGAGGTAATTACATTCATACAATATCACAAACAGTACCAACAAACTCACAAAGGCCTTTTACAAGAAACAATGATAAATTAattcttataataataataataataataataataataataaacagctTAGAATGTCATCAGTAATTCACGCGCACACATCCTTTCTCTATTTGGTATAATGGGCCTGTGATGAAAACGACTGTTTCACTCTGTGATTGTtatgcagaaaataaacaagCTACTCCAGGCTAAATTAAATTGAGGCAGTAATGGACATATTGTATTCAGGCTGGTATATTTTGTTTCTGCTCCATT includes the following:
- the LOC122995872 gene encoding odorant receptor 131-2-like, with the protein product MSYATPSQTNITVGLQYRRLLEIVLFSAPITVACCVFLFINGIMLFTLRSKSVFRETSRYILLYNLLFADTVQMALSQLLYLLSACRIWLTYPVCGFLAMLADLTNEVSPLTLMVMSLERYVAVCYPLRHTTIITIRNTGVAIVVVWAFSSLNVLIQVILLLDFPFEELESLQMKDYCSDIAMFLSPIPDHYNKAFTCFLFVSAGVTVTCSYIGVMIAARSASTDKASAHKARKTLLLHLVQLGLSLSSTVHDPLLIAMSKFLDRVAIVRIQIILYVCIILLPRCLSALIYGIRDQTIRPILIYHLCCRLKLPRLGS